One segment of Enterobacter ludwigii DNA contains the following:
- a CDS encoding helix-turn-helix domain-containing protein translates to MSEKNPIPERLKEARCRAGLSQRSLGLLVGFDPASASSRMNHYEKGRHVPDIDTLRRMASELNVPLNYFFCDDQTTAELALLISRMTEEERSNLIEALKTSSGVKHGGNT, encoded by the coding sequence GTGTCTGAAAAAAATCCGATACCAGAACGACTTAAGGAAGCGAGATGCAGGGCGGGTTTATCACAGCGCTCGCTGGGCCTCCTTGTTGGGTTTGATCCCGCTTCGGCTAGCAGTCGTATGAATCATTATGAGAAAGGGCGGCATGTCCCCGATATTGATACGCTTCGACGGATGGCGTCAGAGTTAAACGTGCCGTTAAACTACTTTTTTTGTGATGATCAGACCACAGCAGAACTTGCATTACTCATATCCCGGATGACAGAGGAAGAGCGAAGTAATCTCATCGAAGCACTCAAAACGTCTTCAGGTGTAAAACATGGTGGTAACACATGA
- a CDS encoding NUDIX domain-containing protein, producing MQSKRADVRIIESETLSDNWYILKKFTFDLQRRDGEWQRQNREVYDRGNGATILLYNRDKKTVILTRQFRFPVFINGHEDDLIEAAAGLLDNMDPESRIKAEAEEETGYSVSRVEKIFEAYMSPGSVTEKLYFYLAEYQPKDRTSEGGGLKAEGEDIDVLEMTLEEALRGIETGRIVDGKTIMLLYHVALKGIL from the coding sequence GTGCAATCAAAACGTGCAGATGTACGCATCATAGAAAGTGAAACACTGTCTGATAACTGGTACATCCTGAAAAAATTTACCTTTGATCTGCAGCGACGCGATGGCGAATGGCAGCGGCAAAATCGCGAAGTTTACGACCGGGGAAACGGAGCCACCATCCTGCTTTATAACCGGGATAAAAAGACGGTGATCCTGACCCGCCAGTTCCGCTTCCCTGTCTTTATTAACGGGCACGAAGATGACCTTATTGAAGCTGCTGCGGGCTTGCTCGATAACATGGATCCGGAAAGCCGGATTAAAGCAGAAGCGGAAGAAGAGACCGGCTATAGCGTTTCCCGCGTTGAGAAAATTTTTGAAGCTTACATGAGCCCGGGCTCCGTCACTGAAAAACTCTATTTTTATCTCGCCGAATACCAGCCGAAAGACAGAACCAGTGAAGGCGGTGGACTCAAAGCGGAGGGTGAGGATATCGACGTACTGGAAATGACGCTGGAAGAGGCACTGCGCGGCATTGAAACGGGCAGGATTGTCGACGGGAAAACCATCATGCTGCTTTATCATGTTGCCCTGAAAGGCATTCTGTAA
- a CDS encoding cytochrome c biogenesis protein/redoxin, with product MFLIIAFLGGMISLLSPCTLPVIPLLFAGFQGQRRHILALLAGMIVMFTVVAMVVTVASEWITDATIIGRWLALIILATAALALIFPSFAQRIAGPTVSAGNILNTRSGQTRGMFSAFLAGFAVGLLWSPCAGPILGAIFSINIAGHSAITTGALLAAYGSGCALMLGLLMAGGRKLMAPLRAKSALMERLRKGAGVVMLAAVAFNATGMNSVLKGANGVADRLETTLLTLAKPATAPVKLQPVVMTEPSSQLPSLSGGTGWVNGDPVTSESLRGKVVLIDFWTWDCINCQHTLPHVRDWATRYQSQGLVVIGVHTPEYPWEKPLSSVKNAVNKWQLPYRVVTDNNYQIWNAFGNQYWPAHYYFDAKGQLRYTSFGEGNYEEQEKVIQQLLKEARS from the coding sequence ATGTTTTTGATAATCGCGTTTCTGGGCGGGATGATAAGCCTGCTCAGTCCATGTACGCTCCCGGTGATACCTCTTCTGTTTGCCGGTTTTCAGGGGCAGCGAAGACATATCCTGGCTCTGCTGGCAGGGATGATCGTGATGTTTACCGTGGTGGCGATGGTTGTCACGGTTGCCAGCGAATGGATCACGGATGCCACGATAATAGGGCGCTGGCTGGCACTCATTATTCTGGCTACAGCCGCGCTGGCCTTAATTTTCCCGTCCTTCGCCCAGCGCATAGCCGGGCCTACGGTCAGCGCGGGCAATATCCTCAATACCCGCAGCGGACAAACGCGCGGAATGTTTTCCGCTTTCCTGGCCGGATTTGCCGTCGGTCTGCTCTGGTCTCCCTGTGCCGGACCGATTCTTGGGGCTATTTTCAGTATCAATATTGCGGGTCATTCGGCCATCACCACCGGCGCGCTGCTGGCGGCGTATGGCAGCGGATGTGCGCTTATGCTGGGCCTGCTTATGGCCGGCGGTCGGAAACTGATGGCACCGCTGCGGGCCAAATCAGCGCTGATGGAAAGGTTGCGCAAGGGGGCGGGCGTGGTGATGTTAGCGGCTGTGGCGTTCAACGCCACGGGGATGAACTCGGTGCTGAAAGGTGCAAATGGCGTGGCAGACCGTCTTGAAACGACGCTGTTGACCCTGGCGAAGCCCGCCACTGCGCCAGTAAAACTGCAGCCGGTCGTCATGACCGAACCCAGCAGTCAGTTGCCTTCGTTAAGTGGCGGAACCGGATGGGTTAATGGTGACCCTGTCACGTCTGAATCTTTGCGGGGTAAAGTCGTCCTGATTGATTTCTGGACCTGGGACTGCATCAACTGCCAGCATACGCTCCCGCATGTCCGCGACTGGGCCACGCGATATCAGTCCCAGGGTCTGGTGGTCATCGGCGTGCATACGCCTGAATATCCGTGGGAAAAACCGCTCTCGTCGGTGAAAAACGCGGTGAACAAATGGCAACTACCTTATCGGGTCGTGACGGATAATAACTACCAGATCTGGAACGCCTTCGGAAACCAGTACTGGCCGGCACATTACTATTTCGATGCCAAAGGGCAGTTACGTTATACCTCTTTTGGTGAAGGTAACTATGAAGAACAGGAAAAAGTTATCCAGCAGCTGCTTAAAGAGGCCCGCTCATAA
- a CDS encoding helix-turn-helix domain-containing protein has protein sequence MDNVFPVRLLSQLRPLLIGFRKSKGLTQRELSARLGVTQQTYARLEANPSKASFQRLYNVLNILGVEISLSSEPISTYTKASNLVEKEFDSPARREEW, from the coding sequence ATGGATAATGTTTTCCCGGTCAGACTTCTTAGCCAGTTACGGCCACTTTTAATTGGTTTTCGTAAATCAAAAGGATTAACTCAAAGAGAATTATCCGCCAGGTTGGGTGTCACTCAGCAGACTTATGCTCGCCTTGAGGCAAACCCTTCAAAAGCAAGTTTTCAGCGCCTGTACAACGTGTTAAATATTTTGGGAGTGGAGATTTCGCTTAGTTCTGAACCTATTTCAACTTATACAAAGGCTTCAAATTTGGTTGAAAAGGAGTTTGATTCACCGGCAAGGCGTGAAGAATGGTGA
- a CDS encoding ATP-binding protein, with translation MTLWPRSLLSRLLVIVLAGLLLANTLSLTLVMVERMHSARSVMLGNLENDVATSVAILDRLPAQERAAWLPRLERGNYRYILGPGEPGAPPEDKRSRDAIRTLKETLTADYPLTFTAVPGPISHIQAHLTLRDGAPLTIDLTPRMPPVASWLPVVLVLQLLLLAACAWIAVRQVIRPFSQFTRAVDALDPAANTPMTEKGPVEVQRAAHAFNAMQARIQSYLRERAQILASISHDLQTPITRMKLRVEMADQPELRDKLLNDLDNMTRLVREGIAYARSSESLEETSLKLELNAWVNSIACDYQDIGKNVQFQANDARLPIVTRPQALRRVMTNLLDNALKFGGYAVIEIDDSSAGHIAIHILDGGPGIPEAELDAVLQPFYRVETSRNRDTGGTGLGLAIAAQLTAQLDGKLRLANLPEGGLKVTVTLPRR, from the coding sequence ATGACGCTTTGGCCACGCTCGTTGCTGTCCCGGCTGTTGGTCATCGTGCTGGCTGGACTCTTACTGGCCAATACCCTCAGCCTGACGCTGGTGATGGTTGAACGCATGCACAGCGCCCGCAGCGTAATGCTGGGTAATCTGGAAAACGATGTAGCCACTAGCGTGGCCATTCTTGACCGGCTTCCCGCTCAGGAGCGGGCGGCCTGGCTACCGCGGCTGGAGCGCGGTAACTATCGCTATATTCTCGGGCCTGGAGAACCGGGCGCACCGCCTGAGGATAAGCGTTCACGCGATGCCATTCGAACGTTAAAAGAGACCCTTACGGCTGACTACCCGCTCACGTTTACCGCCGTTCCCGGTCCCATTTCCCATATTCAGGCGCATCTCACCTTACGTGATGGGGCACCGTTGACCATCGATCTGACACCACGCATGCCACCGGTCGCCAGCTGGTTACCTGTCGTGCTGGTATTGCAGCTGCTGCTGCTTGCGGCCTGTGCCTGGATCGCCGTGCGTCAGGTGATTCGGCCTTTTTCTCAGTTTACCCGTGCGGTTGACGCGCTGGACCCGGCGGCAAACACACCAATGACGGAGAAGGGGCCGGTAGAAGTGCAAAGAGCCGCGCATGCCTTTAACGCGATGCAGGCGCGCATTCAATCCTATCTCCGCGAACGCGCGCAGATCCTGGCATCCATTTCTCACGACCTGCAGACGCCCATCACGCGCATGAAGTTGCGCGTCGAGATGGCCGATCAACCCGAGTTACGCGACAAGTTATTGAACGACCTCGATAACATGACCCGCCTGGTGCGGGAGGGGATTGCCTATGCCCGGTCATCAGAATCTCTGGAAGAGACCTCGCTAAAGCTGGAGCTCAATGCCTGGGTAAACAGCATTGCCTGTGATTATCAGGACATTGGTAAAAACGTGCAGTTTCAGGCAAACGACGCCCGCCTGCCGATAGTGACTCGGCCGCAGGCACTTCGCCGGGTGATGACCAACCTCCTGGATAACGCGCTTAAGTTTGGTGGCTATGCCGTTATTGAGATTGATGATTCTTCAGCCGGACACATTGCTATCCATATTCTGGACGGCGGGCCGGGGATACCTGAGGCTGAACTCGACGCGGTATTGCAGCCTTTTTATCGGGTAGAAACATCGCGTAACCGTGATACCGGCGGAACCGGCCTGGGGCTGGCGATTGCCGCGCAGCTGACCGCGCAGCTTGACGGGAAACTGCGGCTGGCAAACCTTCCTGAAGGCGGGCTGAAGGTCACGGTAACGCTGCCGCGTCGCTAA
- a CDS encoding GNAT family N-acetyltransferase: MAVTVRALRAEDYSQWRPLWDGYTHFYDCVLDESVTAATWQRALDERSSMFCRVAESDGNVIGFAMCILHEGTWSTAPVCYLEDLFVAASQRGAGTGKALIDALMDEGKREGWSKLYWVTRQNNPARKLYDQYGEADDYVRYRVSL, translated from the coding sequence ATGGCTGTTACGGTAAGAGCTTTACGCGCAGAAGATTATTCCCAGTGGCGTCCGCTGTGGGACGGCTACACTCATTTTTATGACTGTGTCCTCGATGAGTCCGTGACAGCCGCGACATGGCAAAGGGCGCTCGACGAGCGATCATCGATGTTTTGCCGGGTTGCGGAAAGCGACGGCAACGTCATCGGCTTCGCCATGTGTATTTTGCACGAAGGAACCTGGTCGACAGCGCCCGTTTGTTATCTGGAAGACCTGTTTGTTGCTGCCAGCCAACGGGGAGCAGGGACCGGAAAAGCGCTCATTGACGCCCTGATGGACGAAGGCAAGCGCGAAGGGTGGTCGAAACTTTACTGGGTCACGCGGCAGAACAACCCGGCACGTAAACTCTACGACCAATATGGCGAAGCCGACGATTACGTTCGTTATCGCGTCTCGCTTTAA
- a CDS encoding GNAT family N-acetyltransferase, with product MTIPTLTTDRLLLIPLVAEDAVQIQRLYPRWEIVRYMVSSVPWPYPDNGAEYYVNNVALPDMEKGIAWFWSIRRREAPDELMGIICLYDVEDNNRGFWLAPEFQGKGYMREASIAATDYWFNTLNKPVLRAPKAAANSRSRRISDSSGMRLIRTEKKAYVSGMLDSELWEITRDEWNARQVS from the coding sequence ATGACAATACCGACGCTAACGACAGACCGCCTGTTACTCATTCCCCTGGTCGCGGAAGATGCCGTCCAGATACAGCGGCTTTATCCACGCTGGGAAATCGTTCGCTATATGGTCTCCTCAGTGCCCTGGCCCTACCCGGATAACGGCGCGGAGTATTATGTTAATAACGTTGCGCTGCCGGATATGGAAAAAGGCATTGCCTGGTTCTGGAGTATTCGACGTCGCGAGGCGCCGGATGAGCTGATGGGGATTATCTGCCTGTACGATGTTGAAGATAATAACCGTGGGTTCTGGCTGGCGCCGGAGTTTCAGGGTAAGGGATACATGCGTGAGGCCAGTATTGCGGCGACGGATTATTGGTTTAACACCCTGAACAAGCCGGTGTTGCGTGCGCCAAAAGCGGCTGCTAACAGCCGCTCCCGCCGTATTTCAGACAGTAGCGGCATGCGGCTTATCAGGACAGAAAAGAAAGCGTACGTCAGCGGCATGCTGGATTCCGAACTGTGGGAAATCACCCGTGACGAATGGAATGCC
- the tam gene encoding trans-aconitate 2-methyltransferase, which yields MADWNPSLYLRYGAERTRPAAELLARIPLDDVSSIVDLGCGPGNSTALLKHRWPSAHVTGVDNSPAMLDEARSALPDCHFVEADIRQFNPGQPLSLIYANASLQWVPDHYDLLPHLVSLLTLNGVLAIQMPDNWLEPTHVAMREVAWEQGYPDRGREALPGVHAYYDILTDAGCDVDIWRTTYFHKMSSHQAIIDWVSATGLRPWLQELNESEQKRFLKRYHEMLEEQYPLQENGQILLAFPRLFIIAQRQP from the coding sequence ATGGCTGACTGGAACCCTTCCCTGTACCTGCGATACGGAGCCGAACGTACGCGCCCCGCCGCTGAATTGCTCGCCAGAATTCCCCTGGATGACGTGTCATCCATCGTCGATCTGGGCTGCGGCCCTGGAAACAGTACGGCGCTGTTAAAACATCGCTGGCCTTCAGCGCACGTCACAGGGGTCGATAACTCACCTGCGATGCTCGACGAAGCCCGCAGCGCCTTACCGGATTGCCACTTTGTTGAGGCCGATATCCGCCAGTTTAATCCCGGCCAGCCGCTGAGCCTGATTTACGCCAATGCCTCGTTGCAGTGGGTGCCCGACCACTACGATCTCCTGCCGCACCTGGTCTCTCTGCTCACGTTAAATGGCGTATTGGCCATTCAGATGCCTGACAACTGGCTTGAGCCCACTCATGTGGCGATGCGTGAAGTTGCCTGGGAACAAGGCTATCCCGACCGGGGGCGTGAAGCCTTACCCGGCGTGCATGCCTATTACGACATTCTGACAGACGCCGGTTGTGATGTGGATATCTGGCGGACAACCTATTTCCATAAAATGAGCTCACACCAGGCCATCATTGACTGGGTAAGCGCGACCGGTTTACGTCCGTGGCTGCAGGAGCTTAATGAGAGCGAGCAGAAACGTTTTCTCAAGCGCTACCATGAAATGCTGGAAGAGCAGTATCCGCTCCAGGAAAACGGGCAGATACTGCTGGCTTTTCCACGGTTGTTTATCATTGCTCAACGTCAGCCCTGA
- a CDS encoding mechanosensitive ion channel family protein, whose translation MKRILLVTVSCLLSVISFLSVAAEPRQEPTDRERARTVYIFHQPIVMLQAKFGLTTPEERVLRIRNTLRNFSQQDVREPLKIIPVTRYNQPGRLIVMNGKPVMLLAQADLDEGDDLTLDEAAQRVLTRMEAQRTALRDQYDAGWLALSAGKTAAGLLALFVFWYGAWRSWRGVRRFYRGRILENRSIIPQRWRRFVGAIETRLYALLMIILGILGLYIWLSWAFSLFPWTRVWGASLGDWTMRVLRDIALSIVSAMPGILIVLIIFLITAFILKLLKVLLNQVEAGRLHLPGIHPETVGATRKLISVVVWLFALSAAYPFLPGANSLAFKGISVFFGLMLTLGSAGVMNHAMSGLVLIYSRALRKGDIIRVADNEGLVTEIGMLATKIITRENYVVTVPNAVVVSGKITNLSAQNPDGGVNLTTGVTIGYDTPWRQVHAMLEIAARRAKCIDQSQQPLVRQLSLMDWYIAYELQVKLRAGQSLAEARNELHSNIQDVFNEFNVQIMSPNFVMQPEGAVVVTEDNWYAAPAEKPENKQRE comes from the coding sequence ATGAAGAGGATCCTGCTCGTTACAGTGTCATGCTTGCTCTCAGTAATCTCTTTTCTCAGCGTAGCCGCAGAGCCGCGCCAGGAGCCGACAGATCGGGAGCGCGCCAGAACGGTTTATATTTTCCATCAGCCGATTGTTATGCTGCAGGCAAAATTCGGTCTGACCACGCCTGAAGAGCGAGTTTTGCGCATTCGAAATACGCTGCGCAATTTCTCTCAACAGGATGTTCGGGAGCCCCTGAAAATTATTCCGGTTACCCGTTACAACCAACCGGGAAGACTGATTGTGATGAACGGCAAGCCGGTGATGTTACTGGCACAAGCCGATCTCGATGAGGGTGACGACCTGACGCTTGATGAAGCTGCTCAACGTGTGCTGACCCGAATGGAGGCACAACGTACGGCACTTCGCGATCAATATGACGCCGGGTGGCTGGCATTATCGGCAGGCAAAACGGCCGCAGGGCTGCTGGCACTGTTTGTTTTCTGGTACGGTGCCTGGCGGTCATGGCGTGGAGTAAGGCGTTTTTACCGAGGCCGCATTCTTGAGAACCGCAGTATCATTCCACAACGCTGGCGCAGGTTTGTCGGCGCGATTGAGACTCGTTTGTATGCTTTGCTGATGATTATTTTGGGTATTCTCGGGCTTTATATCTGGCTAAGTTGGGCATTCAGTCTGTTTCCCTGGACGCGCGTTTGGGGGGCATCGCTGGGTGACTGGACCATGCGTGTTCTGCGGGATATTGCACTGTCGATTGTCTCGGCTATGCCGGGCATTTTAATCGTCCTGATTATTTTTCTTATCACAGCCTTCATTCTAAAACTCCTTAAAGTCTTGTTAAATCAGGTAGAAGCAGGGCGTTTACACCTTCCCGGGATCCATCCTGAAACCGTCGGCGCGACGAGGAAGTTAATTTCTGTGGTGGTATGGTTATTTGCTCTGTCTGCAGCATACCCGTTTTTACCGGGGGCCAATTCACTGGCCTTTAAAGGTATCAGTGTATTCTTTGGGCTGATGTTGACTCTGGGATCTGCCGGGGTGATGAATCATGCCATGAGTGGCCTGGTACTGATTTACTCGCGAGCCTTGAGAAAAGGCGACATCATTCGGGTCGCGGATAACGAAGGGTTGGTTACCGAGATAGGTATGCTCGCGACGAAAATCATTACGCGGGAGAATTACGTTGTAACCGTACCGAATGCTGTCGTAGTTAGCGGCAAAATCACTAATCTCAGCGCGCAAAATCCAGATGGTGGCGTGAACCTGACGACAGGTGTCACTATCGGATACGACACGCCATGGCGGCAAGTTCATGCCATGCTGGAGATTGCCGCCAGACGGGCGAAATGTATCGATCAGTCACAACAGCCGCTGGTAAGACAATTGAGTTTGATGGACTGGTATATTGCTTATGAACTTCAGGTGAAGCTGCGTGCCGGGCAATCACTGGCGGAGGCCCGCAATGAACTGCACAGCAATATTCAGGATGTCTTTAACGAGTTTAATGTACAAATCATGTCGCCAAACTTTGTGATGCAACCAGAAGGCGCGGTCGTCGTGACGGAAGATAACTGGTATGCAGCGCCGGCAGAGAAGCCAGAGAATAAACAGCGTGAGTGA
- a CDS encoding DeoR/GlpR family DNA-binding transcription regulator yields the protein MLTTQRKQLILEKLEAEGQVQSKALSTLFAVSEDTIRRDLRELAAEGRLQRVHGGALPSSSAIAPFAERKSVKMNAKKNVARKGAQLISDGQVVIIDGGTTTSELITFLPPDLKITVVTHSPGIALGLVEHPSIEVILIGGRLYKHSIVAVGAAAIEGIEKIHADLFFMGVTGIHPDAGLTTGDFEEASIKRAFSGRAAETVVLASPEKINTASSFVIGDLSLVNTIVVEDDTDRDWINAVKEKGVSVVMTSEPEKA from the coding sequence ATGCTCACAACGCAGCGAAAACAATTGATCCTTGAAAAGCTCGAGGCTGAAGGTCAGGTCCAGTCTAAAGCGCTCAGCACGCTTTTCGCGGTGTCTGAAGATACCATTCGGCGTGATTTACGCGAGCTGGCGGCAGAAGGGCGTTTACAGCGTGTTCACGGCGGGGCGCTGCCGTCATCCTCGGCCATTGCCCCGTTTGCTGAGCGTAAATCGGTAAAGATGAATGCCAAGAAAAATGTCGCCCGTAAAGGTGCGCAGCTGATTTCTGACGGCCAGGTGGTGATCATTGACGGCGGCACGACTACGTCAGAGCTGATTACGTTTCTGCCTCCTGATTTGAAGATAACCGTGGTCACGCACAGCCCAGGCATTGCGCTGGGACTTGTCGAACATCCCTCCATTGAGGTTATCCTGATCGGTGGCCGTCTGTATAAACACTCTATTGTTGCGGTCGGCGCGGCTGCTATCGAAGGCATCGAAAAAATCCATGCGGACCTGTTCTTTATGGGAGTAACTGGCATCCATCCTGATGCGGGCCTGACGACCGGTGATTTTGAAGAGGCGAGTATCAAACGTGCATTTTCCGGCAGAGCCGCCGAAACGGTTGTGCTGGCTTCCCCCGAAAAAATCAATACCGCGTCATCTTTTGTGATTGGCGATCTGTCGCTGGTGAACACGATTGTCGTTGAAGACGATACCGATAGAGACTGGATTAACGCGGTAAAAGAAAAGGGCGTTTCCGTGGTGATGACCTCTGAACCGGAAAAGGCATAA
- a CDS encoding alpha/beta fold hydrolase, protein MFSKLAYSTLALTVSLGTVMSCQAEATGTDFTTAFDHPQQINAGDLNVGYVDIGPKNGQPIILLHGWPYDIHSYAQVAPALAAKGYRVIVPSLRGYGTTRFLSDKTPRNGQPSAMAKDVVNLMDALNIKQAVFAGYDWGARTADIVAALWPERVKSLVSVSGYLISSQQIGKQPLPPKAEVQWWYQFYFATERGAEGYAKNTHDFARLIWSQASPDWKFSDATFNASAKSLDNPDHVAVTLSNYRWRLGLEKGERKYDSYEQKLATLPNITVPTITIEGGNNGAPHPAPQAYAGKFTGKYEHRTFGKTVGHNPPQEDPQDFVNAVVDADKL, encoded by the coding sequence ATGTTCAGCAAACTCGCATACTCAACTCTCGCATTAACCGTTTCTCTTGGTACCGTCATGTCCTGTCAGGCCGAAGCAACCGGTACTGATTTCACGACGGCGTTTGATCATCCTCAGCAGATTAACGCCGGCGACCTTAACGTCGGTTATGTCGACATTGGCCCGAAAAATGGTCAACCGATCATTTTATTACACGGCTGGCCCTACGATATTCATAGTTATGCGCAAGTTGCTCCCGCGCTGGCTGCCAAAGGATATCGGGTGATTGTGCCTTCTCTGCGTGGCTATGGAACTACCCGTTTCCTCTCAGATAAAACGCCGCGTAACGGCCAGCCTTCGGCCATGGCGAAAGACGTTGTGAACCTGATGGATGCCCTGAACATCAAGCAGGCCGTTTTTGCAGGATACGACTGGGGGGCCCGTACGGCGGACATCGTCGCGGCGCTGTGGCCAGAACGCGTTAAATCGCTGGTCTCCGTCAGTGGATACCTGATCAGCAGCCAGCAGATTGGCAAACAACCCTTACCGCCGAAAGCAGAAGTTCAGTGGTGGTATCAGTTCTATTTCGCCACCGAACGTGGCGCTGAAGGCTACGCCAAAAACACCCATGACTTCGCCCGTTTGATCTGGTCACAGGCATCACCTGACTGGAAATTTAGCGATGCAACGTTTAACGCCAGTGCCAAATCCCTTGATAACCCGGACCATGTCGCGGTGACACTCAGTAACTATCGCTGGCGTTTAGGGCTGGAAAAAGGGGAGCGCAAATACGACAGTTATGAGCAAAAACTGGCAACGCTTCCGAATATTACTGTCCCGACGATCACCATTGAAGGCGGAAACAACGGGGCGCCGCATCCTGCACCACAGGCCTACGCCGGGAAATTCACCGGCAAGTATGAACACCGTACCTTTGGCAAAACCGTAGGTCACAACCCACCGCAGGAAGATCCGCAGGATTTCGTCAACGCAGTTGTGGACGCAGATAAACTCTGA
- a CDS encoding DUF4406 domain-containing protein has product MTQQLILIAGPYRSGTDGVQARIDENLARLENAALAVYQRGHVPVIGEWLALPLAKAAGSKSMGDEISEAMLYPVAHRLIAKCDAIYRIAGASKGADMDIEVAQTLGLKIYTALEDIPQV; this is encoded by the coding sequence ATGACACAACAGTTGATTTTAATCGCCGGCCCCTATCGTAGCGGCACCGATGGCGTGCAGGCGCGCATTGATGAAAACCTTGCTCGTCTTGAAAATGCGGCGTTAGCCGTCTATCAACGTGGCCACGTTCCGGTTATTGGCGAATGGCTGGCCTTACCGTTGGCAAAAGCGGCTGGCTCGAAATCGATGGGTGATGAAATCAGTGAAGCAATGCTGTATCCCGTCGCGCACCGGCTCATAGCGAAATGTGATGCTATCTACCGGATTGCCGGCGCGTCCAAAGGGGCCGATATGGACATTGAGGTGGCGCAAACGCTGGGGCTTAAGATTTACACTGCGCTTGAGGATATCCCTCAGGTTTGA
- a CDS encoding response regulator: MEHIDHILVVDDDRDIRELIVDYLVKSGYRASGAANGKEMRVVLDKQHIDLVVLDVMMPGDDGLTLCRQLRSGKHKDLPILMLTARNEETDRILGLEMGADDYVVKPFVARELLARIKAILRRFRTMPPNLQVTEAGRLVTFGEWQLDTVARHLIDSEGMVVALSGAEYRLLRVFLDHPQRVLTRDQLLNLTQGRDAELFERSIDLLVSRVRQRLNEDARTPAYIKTVRSEGYVFTMPVTIKEANE; the protein is encoded by the coding sequence GTGGAGCATATTGATCATATCCTTGTCGTCGATGACGACAGGGATATTCGTGAGCTGATTGTCGATTACCTCGTTAAGTCCGGATATCGCGCCTCTGGCGCGGCAAATGGCAAAGAGATGCGAGTTGTGCTTGATAAACAGCATATCGATCTTGTGGTGCTGGATGTCATGATGCCCGGCGATGACGGATTAACGCTGTGTCGTCAGCTCCGAAGCGGTAAACATAAAGACTTGCCCATTCTGATGCTCACGGCGCGTAACGAGGAAACAGACCGGATCCTCGGGCTGGAGATGGGGGCAGACGATTATGTCGTGAAGCCTTTTGTTGCACGCGAGTTACTCGCGCGGATCAAAGCCATTTTACGTCGTTTCCGCACAATGCCCCCCAATTTACAGGTGACGGAAGCCGGACGACTGGTCACGTTCGGAGAATGGCAACTGGACACCGTGGCCCGTCATTTAATCGACAGTGAAGGGATGGTGGTGGCGCTCAGCGGGGCGGAATATCGTCTGCTGCGCGTGTTCCTCGATCACCCTCAGCGTGTCCTGACCCGGGATCAACTGCTAAATCTGACCCAGGGGCGCGATGCCGAGCTTTTTGAACGATCGATTGATCTGCTGGTGAGCCGGGTGCGTCAGCGTCTGAATGAAGACGCCCGCACGCCGGCCTATATCAAGACCGTGCGCAGTGAAGGTTATGTCTTTACAATGCCGGTGACCATAAAAGAGGCCAATGAATGA